The following nucleotide sequence is from Tolumonas lignilytica.
TCGCACGGTCTGCAGAAGCCATACCGTCAGCAATTTCTTTCTGACGTTTTTCGATGGCAGCCATCAGAGGCGGCCACACAAACTTCATACAGAACCAAACAAAAAGGATGAAAGCAATCGTCTGGCCGAGGATGGTTGCATTGATATTCACTGCCCATCTCCCTTAAAAAATGAATGCCCGGTACCGTATTACTTCGCAACCGCGAACATAACGTACATACCCAGACCTACCGCGATCATCGGAATCGCGTCCACCAGACCCATTACGATGAAGAACTGGGTACGCAGCAGTGGCAGCAGATCAGGCTGGCGAGCAGCACCTTCCAGGAATTTACCACCCAGAACACCGATACCGATTGCCGCGCCAATAGCAGCCAGACCCATCATCAGACCCGCAGCGATGAATAACATCTCCATGATTTTTCTCCGTTAAAATATGAACAAAACGTTGATCAAAAAATTAATGTTCTTCACAAGCCATTGACAAATAAACAATTGTCAACACCATGAAAATAAACGCCTGCAGCGTAATTACCAGAATGTGGAAGATAGCCCACGGCACATTCAGGAACCACTGTGACCACCACGGCAGCATCGCGGCGATCAGGATGAAAATCATCTCGCCCGCATACATATTGCCGAACAGTCGCAAACCTAACGAAATAGGTTTGGAAATCAAAGTAACGGTTTCCAACAGCAGGTTAACCGGCACAAATGCCCAGTGATTGAATGGCGTCAGTGTCAGCTCTTTGATGAAGCCACCGACTCCCTTGATCTTGATGCTATAGAACAGGATCAGGAAAAATACGCCAAACGACATGGACAAGGTGATGTTAACGTCTGCAGATGGAACCACGCGCAGGTAGGGAATATTGCTGATTTGTGCCAGATGCGGCAGATAGTCGATAGGCAGTAAGTCCATCGCGTTCATCAGGAAAATCCAGACAAAAATCGTCAGCGCCAACGGCGCAATCAGTTTGTTTTTGCCATGGAAAATACCCTTCACGGTATCGTCCACAAATCCGAACACCATCTCAACAAAACACTGCAGCTTACTCGGTACACCACTGGTGGCTTTGACAGCAACCCGACGGAATAACCAAATAAACAGCGTCCCCAAGACCACGGAAAAAACCATGGAGTCGATATTTACCGTCCAGAAACCACTGCCAACCTGCAAATGATGCAAATGGTGGGCAATATATTCCTGGGAAGTAAGCGTTTCTCCTGTGGAAGCCATGCTAGTTCCTAGTAACGATTGTTGAGGGTTAACGATATTATCCACTGACTAACTAGCATCAGACCAAA
It contains:
- the atpE gene encoding F0F1 ATP synthase subunit C: MEMLFIAAGLMMGLAAIGAAIGIGVLGGKFLEGAARQPDLLPLLRTQFFIVMGLVDAIPMIAVGLGMYVMFAVAK
- the atpB gene encoding F0F1 ATP synthase subunit A; protein product: MASTGETLTSQEYIAHHLHHLQVGSGFWTVNIDSMVFSVVLGTLFIWLFRRVAVKATSGVPSKLQCFVEMVFGFVDDTVKGIFHGKNKLIAPLALTIFVWIFLMNAMDLLPIDYLPHLAQISNIPYLRVVPSADVNITLSMSFGVFFLILFYSIKIKGVGGFIKELTLTPFNHWAFVPVNLLLETVTLISKPISLGLRLFGNMYAGEMIFILIAAMLPWWSQWFLNVPWAIFHILVITLQAFIFMVLTIVYLSMACEEH